The following coding sequences are from one Desulfosoma caldarium window:
- the metG gene encoding methionine--tRNA ligase, whose product MDQRFYITTPIYYVNAEPHIGHAYTTIVADVLNRFYRLMGFETYFLTGTDEHGDKIVQAAEAAGTDPKSYADRISAMFRETWPRLNISHDDFIRTTEPRHGRVVQLILQKVYEKGDIYFDTYRGRYCVGCERFITDRELVDGKCPDHDTPPVEREEANYFFRMSAYQEWLIEHIEKNPDFIRPERYKNEVLAFLREPLEDLCISRPRERLSWGIPLPFDERFVTYVWFDALINYVSGLGYPDGHLFKKFWPVAQHLIAKDILKPHGIYWPIMLKAAGIEPYRHLNVHGYWKINEGKMSKSRGTVVRPLDLAPTYGLDAFRYFLLREMVFGLDANFSEDALVQRLNADLANDLGNLFSRTLAMTSRYFGGLVPPFGDPEQPEDMELRHLLEQAVTRYQEEIPQLAFHKALMAIWDVINAANKYIDRTAPWNLAKNAAHRGRLQRVLRTLLEVNKTVAVLLAPFMPETAEKMLSRLGVACAALNVRLDRDAAWGSLSEGQAVEKGQALFPRVDAKKHDVTEKLSSKKPEPAAVGSSPPKATSETPAGCPDSLIGIEEFQRLDLRVGVVLAAQRIPKSKKLVQLTVDTGEKRQVVAGIGEHYAVDELVGKTVILVANLKPARLMGVESQGMILAAHDPKGLRLITTDAPAAPGSKVS is encoded by the coding sequence ATGGATCAACGTTTTTACATCACGACACCCATCTACTACGTCAACGCAGAACCTCATATCGGCCACGCGTACACGACCATCGTCGCCGATGTGCTCAACCGCTTTTACCGCCTCATGGGCTTTGAGACCTACTTCCTCACGGGAACCGACGAGCACGGGGACAAAATCGTTCAGGCGGCCGAAGCTGCCGGCACGGATCCCAAAAGCTATGCCGATCGCATCAGCGCCATGTTTCGAGAAACGTGGCCCCGGCTCAACATCAGCCACGACGATTTCATTCGCACCACGGAACCGCGCCATGGGCGCGTCGTGCAACTCATCCTTCAGAAAGTCTACGAGAAGGGCGATATTTATTTTGACACGTATCGAGGACGTTATTGCGTGGGCTGTGAACGCTTCATCACCGACCGGGAATTGGTGGACGGCAAATGCCCCGACCACGACACGCCACCCGTGGAACGGGAAGAGGCCAACTACTTTTTTCGCATGAGCGCCTATCAGGAGTGGCTCATCGAACATATCGAAAAGAACCCGGACTTCATTCGACCAGAACGCTACAAAAACGAAGTGTTGGCCTTCTTGCGAGAGCCCTTGGAAGACTTGTGCATCTCGAGGCCTCGAGAGCGCCTGAGCTGGGGAATTCCGTTGCCCTTTGACGAACGGTTCGTCACTTACGTGTGGTTCGACGCTCTGATCAATTACGTGTCGGGCTTAGGCTATCCCGACGGCCACCTTTTTAAAAAGTTCTGGCCCGTCGCCCAACACCTTATCGCCAAAGACATTTTGAAACCGCACGGCATCTACTGGCCCATCATGCTCAAAGCCGCCGGCATCGAACCCTATCGGCATCTCAATGTCCACGGGTATTGGAAAATCAACGAAGGCAAAATGAGCAAAAGTCGTGGCACGGTGGTGCGGCCTTTGGACCTGGCGCCCACGTACGGGCTGGATGCGTTTCGCTATTTTCTGCTTCGAGAAATGGTCTTTGGGCTGGATGCCAATTTTAGCGAAGACGCCCTCGTGCAGCGCCTCAACGCCGATCTAGCCAATGATTTGGGCAATCTTTTCAGCCGCACTTTGGCCATGACCAGCCGATACTTCGGCGGTCTGGTGCCGCCTTTTGGAGACCCGGAACAACCTGAGGACATGGAACTTCGGCATCTTTTGGAACAGGCCGTGACCCGTTACCAAGAAGAGATTCCTCAGCTGGCTTTTCACAAAGCCCTCATGGCTATCTGGGACGTCATCAACGCGGCCAATAAATACATCGACCGCACGGCCCCCTGGAACCTGGCCAAAAACGCGGCGCACCGTGGTCGCCTCCAACGGGTCCTGCGCACACTGCTCGAAGTGAACAAGACCGTGGCCGTGCTTCTCGCCCCCTTTATGCCCGAAACGGCCGAAAAAATGCTTTCGCGCCTGGGTGTGGCCTGCGCGGCCTTGAATGTGCGCCTGGACCGCGATGCCGCATGGGGAAGCCTTTCCGAGGGACAGGCCGTGGAAAAAGGCCAAGCCCTCTTTCCACGAGTGGACGCGAAAAAACATGACGTCACAGAAAAACTTTCGTCCAAAAAACCTGAACCAGCCGCCGTGGGGTCTTCACCACCCAAGGCGACGTCGGAAACACCCGCAGGTTGCCCGGACAGCTTGATCGGCATCGAGGAATTTCAGCGCCTGGATCTTCGAGTGGGCGTGGTGCTGGCGGCACAACGCATTCCCAAATCCAAGAAACTCGTGCAGCTGACGGTGGATACCGGGGAAAAGCGGCAGGTCGTAGCCGGCATCGGCGAACACTACGCCGTGGATGAACTCGTGGGAAAAACCGTCATCCTCGTCGCCAACCTCAAGCCCGCGCGACTGATGGGTGTGGAATCCCAAGGCATGATTCTGGCCGCCCATGACCCGAAAGGCTTACGGCTCATCACCACGGACGCTCCCGCCGCTCCGGGATCCAAAGTCTCTTAA
- a CDS encoding energy-coupling factor ABC transporter ATP-binding protein: MPAREFTPSSGMPLYVLDGILQVYGGRPVLSVDRWSVPQGCVLGLVGPNGSGKSTLLRLLAFVESPAQGTLWFQGCCVSRREARNLRRIVTLLPQDPYLLDRSVADNVAYGLRVRGVHGGDRKARVREALRWVGLDPNLFELRRVQALSGGEARRVALAARLVLQPRVLLLDEPTAEIDVESARLVRRAALKARSAWGTTVIITSHDWGWLLGLCDQVYHMHAGHLVGPAPVNCFDGPWRVDTDGRVWKDVGAGQRLVLPAPESLTATAVVEAEHVQIFTHRPEDIGVQENLFHGIVTGLAVYGHDERLLVTVRLAERILLASVSGDQRRAHGLQPGLGVFAWVPSDRCRWL; encoded by the coding sequence ATGCCGGCAAGAGAGTTCACCCCATCTTCCGGGATGCCCCTTTATGTGCTGGACGGGATTTTACAAGTCTATGGGGGCCGGCCGGTCCTTTCCGTCGATAGATGGTCGGTACCGCAGGGGTGTGTCCTGGGTTTGGTGGGCCCCAATGGAAGCGGCAAGAGCACTCTGCTTCGGCTCTTGGCCTTTGTGGAATCTCCCGCGCAGGGGACTTTGTGGTTCCAAGGATGCTGTGTCTCACGCCGAGAAGCGAGGAACCTTCGCCGTATCGTCACCTTACTTCCTCAGGATCCCTACCTGCTGGATCGTTCGGTGGCCGACAATGTGGCGTACGGTCTTAGGGTACGAGGGGTGCATGGGGGGGATCGGAAGGCACGCGTGCGGGAAGCCTTGCGTTGGGTGGGATTGGATCCCAACCTCTTTGAACTTCGCCGTGTCCAGGCTCTTTCAGGGGGCGAAGCCCGCCGAGTGGCTCTGGCCGCACGGCTTGTTCTGCAGCCTCGCGTGCTGCTTCTGGACGAGCCCACTGCTGAAATTGATGTGGAAAGCGCCCGGCTTGTGCGCCGTGCGGCCCTCAAGGCCCGTTCGGCGTGGGGCACGACGGTCATCATCACCAGCCATGACTGGGGATGGCTTCTGGGCCTGTGCGACCAGGTTTATCACATGCACGCCGGGCACCTTGTGGGGCCAGCTCCCGTGAATTGCTTTGACGGGCCGTGGCGAGTGGACACCGACGGGCGAGTTTGGAAAGACGTGGGCGCAGGCCAGCGGTTGGTCCTACCTGCCCCGGAGTCTCTGACAGCCACAGCCGTTGTGGAGGCGGAGCATGTGCAGATCTTCACCCACCGTCCGGAAGACATCGGCGTGCAGGAGAACCTTTTTCATGGCATTGTGACCGGCCTTGCCGTGTACGGGCACGACGAGCGGCTTTTGGTCACGGTGCGCCTGGCGGAAAGGATTTTGCTGGCTTCCGTTTCCGGGGATCAGCGGAGGGCCCATGGGCTTCAGCCAGGATTGGGCGTTTTCGCGTGGGTTCCCTCCGATCGGTGCCGATGGCTCTGA
- a CDS encoding ABC transporter permease, with the protein MDYFFEALWKALHLILKGDAETYSALRTTLLVSSVSTAMSLAAGMPLGFILGYVSFPGRRALRTVADTLLSLPTVLIGLLVYGLLTHKGPLGHFGLLFTVQAIILGQTLLAIPIVVALTASAVEALDARLRVTLLSLGADGCRRFLTSLREARFGVLTAAVTAYGRVLTEVGIAIMVGGNIKGHTRTLTTAIALETNKGEFASGVALGLILLFLAFCVNIALHGLRKGA; encoded by the coding sequence GTGGACTATTTTTTCGAAGCTTTGTGGAAGGCGCTGCACCTGATTCTGAAAGGGGATGCGGAAACCTATTCGGCCCTTCGCACGACCCTGTTGGTGTCTTCGGTGTCTACGGCCATGAGCCTAGCGGCAGGCATGCCTCTGGGTTTTATTTTGGGCTACGTGTCCTTTCCTGGCCGACGAGCCCTGCGCACCGTGGCGGATACCTTGTTGTCCCTGCCGACCGTGCTCATCGGCCTTCTGGTCTATGGACTCCTGACCCACAAGGGCCCTCTCGGCCACTTTGGCCTGCTTTTCACTGTGCAGGCCATCATTTTGGGTCAGACCCTTTTGGCTATCCCCATCGTGGTCGCCTTGACGGCGTCCGCGGTGGAAGCCCTGGACGCACGCCTTCGCGTGACGCTCTTGTCTCTCGGCGCTGATGGATGCCGTCGTTTCCTGACCAGTCTGCGTGAAGCGCGCTTCGGGGTGCTCACCGCGGCGGTGACCGCCTACGGCCGAGTGCTCACCGAGGTGGGCATTGCCATCATGGTTGGAGGGAACATCAAGGGGCACACACGCACCTTGACCACGGCCATCGCTTTGGAAACCAACAAGGGCGAGTTTGCTTCCGGTGTGGCTTTGGGCCTGATCCTTCTGTTTTTGGCTTTTTGCGTCAACATCGCCCTTCATGGGCTAAGAAAGGGGGCCTGA